The sequence TACGACGCGCCTTCATCTCCAGATTTGTGATTATGAATTTCATATGAGATGGGGAGTTTCCCTATGCCGGGAGCAAGCTTCGCATTCTTAAAAACAAGTTGCTCTCTATCGATACCGTCAGGGTCTTTATAAAGAAGATGCGTAGGATTTGAGAGGAAGAAGCAGAGACGGGACACTAGATGCACCAAACCTTAACGAAATTTCCCCAAAAGCTAGACCGCGCAGTTTAGCTTGTCAAGTGAGTTACTGGCCTCAAAAGCATTGATGGTAAGGGTGCATTTCTTGGCCTCGAACACTAGAGATGACCAATAAAACAAGTTCATCGGGCATTTCTGGCTCATCCAGCCTCCCTCTGTACATTCTCCTTCTGACCATGCGTGATAATGGCCCATCCTATCCCGAGGAGCAAGCAACAAATTGTGTGTATTTGAGTTTTGACGTGTTGACAGGTTTCTTGTGGCATGCTAAAAATTAAAAACGCTGCAAATAGCGGCAACGTTCTAAGTCAGTAAAGGGGCCGACAGCCCCGAAGGTCCTACAGGCTTTCACTGACGCGCAAGGTTAGCTGACAGCGATACCGAGCTAGACGTGACACAGGTTTTCATCTGGTCACTCGCTCGGTTTTTTTATGAGTCCGGTGGGTGGCCGCAACCAGGAGCCACGCCATGCCGGACACAATTCAACCCTCTCCCTTAGTCCTTCGTCTCAAAGACCTTCAACGCCGCCTTGCCCTCTCGCGTAGCGCAATCTACGCACGCATGGCCGCCGGAGATTTTCCCCCACCGATTCAGTTAGGCCCCCGTGCGATTGGGTGGCGGCAAGCTGACATTGACGCCTGGGTTGAGAGCCGAACGCGCCAGAGTCACAGTCAGGCGGTGAAGCCATGACTATCTCGGAATTTCTGAGCCGAGTTGATGCGGTCAAGGATCACGGGGCGGGTAAGTGGTCCGCGAAATGTCCCGCGCACAAGGACAGGACCCCAAGTTTGAGCATCCGAGAGGGTGAACGTGCTGTGTTGGTCAAATGCTGGGCGGGATGCTCTCTGGAAGCCATCGCCTCAAGGCTCGGCATCAAACTCAAAGATCTTTTCTTTGACAGTCTAGCCGATCCACGTCAACGGCGTGAGACCATGCAACGCCGGGCTAAAGAGCAAGCCGCACAACGGGCCGCGCATCAGACCAAAGGCCGACGAGCCGACGCTCGACGGCATGCGGAATACCTCATTCAATCCGCTCGCGGCCTCGATATCAGCCACTGGTCGAACGACGAATTGAACAAGCGCCTCAATGCCCTCGGCGACGCCTACAACATTTTGGAGGCCGAAAGCCATGACTGACACCATGCAGGAGAACAGGGTGCAGTTTGCGATTGCCCAAGCCTTGAATGACGCTCCTCCGATAGGTGAGGGTCAACTGGATCAACTGGCCTTGCTGCCGCCGATTGAATATGGACAAGCCCGCAAGCGGGTTGCAGAGGAGTTAGGGGTTTCTGTTGCCTTACTGGACAAGGCGATCGAGGATAGAAAGAAGCAGTTGCTCCCAGCGGTGCCAGTGGGGAACGGCAGGCCGCTTGAACTCCCCGCGATTCCCTTGGCGGATGCGCCGGTCAACGGCGAAGCCGTCTTCGACACGGTCCTGTCGGTCTTGAGAACTTACGTGATCCTGCCGGAGCATTCCGCCATTGCCATAGCGCTCTGGATCTTCCGTGCCCATTGTGATGATGCGTTCAATATCAGTCCCCGGCTAGCCGTGTTGTCTCCCGTTAAGCGGTGCGGCAAAACCACACTCCTCGAACTAATTGCCAAGCTGGTGCCGCGTTCTCTCCCTACGTCAAACGTAACCGCGTCCGTCATCTTCCGGGCTGTTGAAAAGCTGCATCCGACGTTGTTGATTGACGAGGCCGATTCGTTCTTGACGGACAAGGAAGAACTACGCGGCATCGTCAATTCTGGCCATCGTCGGGAAAGTGCTCATGTCCTCCGCAATGTCGGCGATGATCACGAACCCCGGCTCTTTTCGACCTGGTGCCCCATGGTCATAGCCGGGATCGGCACTCTGCCGGAGACGATTGAGGACCGATCCATCATCGTGTCGATGCGACGGAAACAGGTCGGGGAAACCGTTCAGCCGCTTCGCTGGAATAGTCGCCAGGGCGACGCCATCCAACAGCAGTTGGCGACGATAGCGAGCGCTCTTGCTCGCTGGGGATTCGATCACACTCCCGGACTTCGTGCGATTGATCCAGTCATACCTGAGGGCCTCCATGACCGGACGGCGGACAACTGGCACCCGCTGCTGACGATAGCCGAAAAGATCGGAGGGCCGGTTATCGAACAGGCACGGGCGGCGGCGGTCGCCTTGTCTATTGGTGAGATGAAGACAGAATCCCGAGGAGTGGAATTGCTTCGGGATATTGCCGAGCTATTTGAGCAAGACCAGCGAGACCGGTTCACCTCGCAAGGGATATGCGATCTGCTGGCCGGGCTCGAAGAGCGTCCATGGTCGGATTGGCGACGAGGCAAGCCGCTCAACCCTAACCAGCTTGCTCGACTGCTCAAGGATTTTGGTATTCACTCCCGAAGCATCCGTTTTGACTCCGGGGTCCAACGGGGATATCACCGGGAGGACTTCGGCGACGCCTTCGGGCGGTACCTGACCTCTCATCCTGCTACACTCCCCTCTTCAAACTGCTACAGTGCTACAACCTGCTCCCAGAGCGGCCAAACCCAACTTTTGCAACGTGCAACAAACTCCCCCTGTAGCACTTCTGAAAATGTACCAAACCCCGCTCCTAGCGCCACTTGTAGCGGTGTAGCACTTCAAAACCAAGAAATTGGCCTGGAGGAGGTGATTGACCTTGTTGATTGAATCCTCACAGCCGGTGATCGTCCGCCGATTAGCGGGAGACCTTCGTCTGGTTCCCGGCTTCCCGGTTGATCTTCCCGACGATGACGCGATTCGCCTCTTGGCAAAGACCAACAAGGTCCATCCCGTACTTCATCCTGGCGAATGGGTGGAATGGCGATCTCCAGCCCTCCCACAGCAGCGCGGTGAAGTTTTAGCCGTATATACAGACAGAACCTTCGAAGTATTTCACCCGCTCACGGAAGCGGTGTGCCGGTTGCCAATAGCGTGGGTGACACAGGTCCTTAGAGACCCCGCGTTCAAGACAGACAGCAGTAACCGCTAGACAGTTGCAGAGAGGCCTTGATGTCTAATGACGAAAAAATATCAAAATCAATCAACTCTCACGGGGGGCGGCGCCTACGGGCCGGGAGGCCATTAGGAAGCCTTAACAAACTCAGCAGGCCATTGAAGGAAGCAGCGGCGCTGCATACCGAGGATTGTCTAGCCGTCCTTGTGCAGCTCCGGGACCATGCCGAGTCCGAACAGGTAAGGCTAGCGGCTGCGATGGCTCTCTTGGACCGAGGACATGGTAGGCCGCGCCAAGAACTTGATCTCAACAAAAGTGAAGGCCTCACGGTCGTCATTGAGCGCTGGCCCCCTGTTAACCGCCCGCAAAGCGGCCCGGTGATGATCGAGAGTCACCCTAGCGATACGCAAGAACCTGTAGGCACGTAGCGACAATGCCGCACGAAACGCCATCGATGACCCGCCGTCTACTGAACATTAAGGAAGTGGCCGACTATACCGGCCTCTCTACGCACACGCTCTACACGATGGTGTCTAAACGACGCATTCCCTTTGTGAAACTTGGACGGCTGACGAAGTTTGACCGGTATGAACTCGACCGGTGGATTAGCTCGCAATCCGTGAAGGTTCGGCGGCCTTTCTCGAGCTACACCCCCTTGACTGGTGGTAGCTAATAGACTACCATGCGCCCCATGCAGACACGGCTGAAGGAATGGCGGGAGACCCGAGGTTTGAGCCTACGGAAGCTCGGCGACTTGTCTGGCGTCCACTACGTTTCTCTGGTGAAGATGGAAGCCGGGAGGTTGGACCCGCAACTCTCAACCCTTCTCAAGCTGTGTCGAGCACTTCGCATAACCCTTAACCAACTTGTCGGGAAAGGAGCGACTCATGGGACTGACACGAAGGGGTAAGTGTGCCAGGGGATGCCCGGATGGGGTGAAGGGCTTGAAATGCCCTTGCCCGAAGTCCTGGGCCTATTACGTGGAGTTTTTTGTGTTGGATGATGGGGAACGGCTGACGCTCACCCAACGCATGCCAGGGGCAAAGCTCAAGCGCTGGAAGGTAGGCTGTGACAACAAGACGCTTGCCCGGCAACAAGAAGCGGTCATCAAGACGAAGCTATTAGCTGGAGCCGTTGAGAGTGAGCGAGCCAAGAAAGCCGTTACGACCTTGGGCCAATGGGCCGAAGAATATAAGGCGACGGAGGAAGTAATGCGGATTCGCTCCTATAAGGAACGCTGTCAGCGTATCGACAAGGTCATCGTTCCCTTCTTTGGAAGCAATCGTCTGCTTCAAGATATCGCCGTGAAAGATGTCGAGGCTTTCCGGCAAGAACGGGGCAAGGGGCGTATGGTCGGAACCGTCAACGTAGACCATAACTACCTCAAGCACATGCTGAAATTGGCGATGAAACGGGATCTGATTACCCGGAATGTCGCCTCTCTCGTGGCGGCTCCCAAACCGAAGAATGCAAGAAGCCGCGTCCTTGAGCCCGAAGAATGGGGACGGCTCTATGGTGCTGCTCCTGACTGGTTCAAGCCTGTATTGTTGACCGGCTACCATACCGGCATGCGCCTAGAAGAGATTCTCACCCTGACATGGGACCGGGTAGACCTGGAGAAAGGGAGAATCTTTCTCCCTGGTCATTTGACGAAGACGGGGCAGGAACGCCTTGTTCCCGTTACGGCAACCCTACGGCGAGAACTCCAACGTCACCGGGGCCTTGATGGAGTAATGCGCATTCAGGGCTTGGTGTTCCACAAGGACGGGCGGAAACTGAGTCATACCTACCGGGAGGTTCAGCGGCTTTGCCAGGAACAGAAGATTGAAGGTTTCGTCTTCCATGATCTTCGGCATTGTGCTGTGACCAACCTAGCTGACGAGGGCGTTGAAATCGAAACGATCATGAAGATTGTCGGGCATTCCTCGGTGGAAATGTTCTTGCGCTATCGCACAGTGAAGGCGGACCGGTTGGATGCTGCAATGGCCCGACTGGACGCCAGGCTTAACACCCCCGTAACACGTGCTTCCGCACGGCTTTCTAACTCACTGAATAATTAGGCAGGAATGATGGGTGGTGCCGAAGCCGGGAGTTGAACCCGGACGCCCTTGCGAGCACCAGCTCCTGAGGCTGGCGTGTCTGCCATTCCACCACTTCGGCAATCAGGCACGCTGCAGCATGTTGAAAACCATGTTGCGCGTGCCCAGGGATTGACTGCGAGAGTGGGGATTATCCTGAATTCTCCTTGCTCACGTCAAGCAAGCGCCGAGCAATCCTTCATTCTGCAATGTGGGTGGCTACCTGAGGAATGGCCCATTGTCCGGCACTCGCGATCTCGCGCGGATCGCCGCTTATAATAATACGCTCGCGGATCAGGCCTGCCGCCGCGAGCAGCGTGTGGGCTGCAATCCTCGGCGCCTCATCGATGATCAGGACATCGAAGCGTACCTGACTGAACAAGGGGTCGCTTGCGACCCGGGTAGGTGTCGTGGCCACTAGTCGTCGGTTCTGGAGAAACGCCTGGCGGTTCGAATGTTCCTCAGCTGCCATCAGCTCGCGGACCTTCTTTGCACCCCCCAGTTTCGCGATGTACTCCTTCAGTTCGTCGAATTCAGCGCGTTTCCCTCTGGGAACGGCTGCTTCTGGAACGAGTTGTTGGATGCGTCCTTTGGCGACATCGATTTCCTTGTCGAGTTGATCGATCTGCCGCTGGTACAGCTCACGGTACTGTTGAAGCGACTCCGCATTTTTCCCGAGGGCTTGCATGGCCAAGCGCTGAAAGAGCGACAGGCTCTCGAACTGCTGGATTGTGCCCTCGACATCAGCCATCCGCACTTGCAGCTCTCTCAACTGTGTCACGAGACGCCATTCGAGTGAGCGGACCTCATCCAAGTCTTTCTGCTTCGCTTCTTTGTGAGCCAGGAGCGGCACCAACTCCCGGAAGCGATCGTATTTACCTTTTAAGGAAGCCTTGTCGGCTTGCGACTTCGCAAGAAACTGGTGCATTTGTGCTTCGAAGCCCATTTCATGAAGGTAGATACCGCCGGCTTGCGTGGTGACAGAAAGTTCATACCGTGTGACCCACATTCGGTAGTTCAGACCACCGGCTTTGATCGTTCGCGCGACCTGGCCGACAGCATTATCGCATTCGTGATGGCTTGGACTGAGAAAGAGGATGCGCTTGTTTGCGCGAATGAGTTCTACCGCGAGCGTTGCAAGCTTCTGAAGACGTTGGGACTGGTCATCCATCCACACAGTCGCGAAGACGGATGAGGGAGTAGGCACCGTACGGGCGGCGACTTCCGGCATCTGTAGCAGAGAAGCCAACCGCTCGGTCGGTCCAAAGTGAAACAGGTCGGGCTTCGCCAACATCTCCCTCAGGCGGCCGGCAGCTGTGCTACGAAGACCTGCCAGGTCTGGAACGAGCGTGACAGAAGGAACATCGCTTCCGAGTCCATCGACGAGCTGAACAAGGATCTTGTTGCCGGTCTGGTGGAGGATGATTCCCTCTGTCGTCTCCAGCTCATCAGTTGGCACGACCGACACTGGAAGATCGCCGCACAGGGCGACATCAGAAGGCACGATAAATTCGTACAAATGGAGCCCACCGATCGTTTGTAGCAGCCGTCCTTGAGACGCCAGGATCGGGGCGTCATGCCCCGCCTCCGTCAGACGGATTCGTTCGGCTTCAAGGCAGAGACTCCATGCTTCTATGAGTTCATGTGCCGTCATGACGACTACTATTACCTGTACGGTCAACCCCCGAGAGGCCATGATCATAAATGTCCCTCACGCTCACTGTCCACCGAGCAAACGGAGAGGTTGCCCTTGTCTTCACGACCAGATCTTGTCTAGAATGAGCGCCTTGCTGGGAGGAAATCTGTGAAGGGCTTGAGGTTCGAACGGATCGCCACTGGACGTCACTACAATGTGGTCTTCCACATCGGGAGTACCTATGTCCCGGTGAGTGATGAGACCGTTGAGGAGCTCAGGGACCAAAGCCTCCTGCCGGCTGAGCGATTTTTGGATCTCCTCATCGACCGCGTCGGGTATTCGTCCTACCTAAAGGATCAGATCCGCACCGAACTGAAAGCGACGGGCGATCCCACCACGCAGATTACCGTCCTCCAGGGCGCGATCAGGGAACTGTAAGCCTATTACGTCCGCGATCCGTATCTCGAACAATCTCCGCACGTCGCGCTCAAAAATCCGCTTCAATAGTATAGCCTCTGTGCCCTAGGTGGTTTAGTTTTTCACTTTGCACAAATAGCTAAAAGCCATCACAAAGGTGAGGTTATGCACTTTATAAACCAGGACTTGAAGGGGACCACCAGCCACGGGAATAGCAGAAGTGATTGCCTTGCCGAACTCACGGGCGATGTCCTCCGTGCTCATCGAACTCGGTGGCTTCTCCATTTTTCCCTCTCACATAGGAGCAATTTGAGGCGTTGCACTTCAACTGCGCGCGTCGAGCGACCACCGCTTCATCGTGGGGGCTCCGCGAGCAAAGGACCTACTCGATTAGTCCCGACCCTCAATCCCCTACCTGTCTTTCCTGAAACAGCTGATTCATGATCTGATTTTTCCGAATTGCGATGGATGATGGTGCTTCAACGCGCCTTGGAATAGTTTTCCATCACGCTCTGCCCGCATACGCCGATGGTGAGACAGCAATGCTGGGGAACGCTTTCAGGATCTGCTGGTCGTTGGTAACTAAAGGCACTCCCAAATCCTGAGCCAGAGCGACGAACTCACAGTCATGGGATGATCTTCCTGACTGTTCAGCAAGTGTCAAAAAATGGCGAGAGATCACACTGTATTCGCGTCTGGCTAACCATCGCTTTGCCTCCTCGACCATGGATAGTGCTTTATCCAGAGCCACTAACTCTTTTCGGACGAGGCCGATCAGCGCATTCCGAAACTCGGAACGCCACAGCAACGGAACAGTCCACATGGCATCGCGTCTAAGTACGGCTTCGCTCTCTTCCGTTTTTTCCCCCTGGACATAGAGATAGATCAACAAGTTCGTGTCAGCCACAATCATGGCCGACCAGCCCTCTTCAGTTCGTTGAGGAGGTCATCGGTTAACGCCGTCCCTTTTGGGATTTGACGAATGGCACGTGCCCTTGCCAGCAACGTATCGGCATCTACCGGCACGCTCAGTGTCATCTGTTCCAGATATGAGATAACCTGAAAATTCAGACTGCGGTGTTGAGCTG is a genomic window of Candidatus Nitrospira kreftii containing:
- a CDS encoding Ribonuclease VapC; the encoded protein is MIVADTNLLIYLYVQGEKTEESEAVLRRDAMWTVPLLWRSEFRNALIGLVRKELVALDKALSMVEEAKRWLARREYSVISRHFLTLAEQSGRSSHDCEFVALAQDLGVPLVTNDQQILKAFPSIAVSPSAYAGRA
- a CDS encoding hypothetical protein (conserved protein of unknown function), which produces MQTRLKEWRETRGLSLRKLGDLSGVHYVSLVKMEAGRLDPQLSTLLKLCRALRITLNQLVGKGATHGTDTKG
- a CDS encoding putative integrase — its product is MGLTRRGKCARGCPDGVKGLKCPCPKSWAYYVEFFVLDDGERLTLTQRMPGAKLKRWKVGCDNKTLARQQEAVIKTKLLAGAVESERAKKAVTTLGQWAEEYKATEEVMRIRSYKERCQRIDKVIVPFFGSNRLLQDIAVKDVEAFRQERGKGRMVGTVNVDHNYLKHMLKLAMKRDLITRNVASLVAAPKPKNARSRVLEPEEWGRLYGAAPDWFKPVLLTGYHTGMRLEEILTLTWDRVDLEKGRIFLPGHLTKTGQERLVPVTATLRRELQRHRGLDGVMRIQGLVFHKDGRKLSHTYREVQRLCQEQKIEGFVFHDLRHCAVTNLADEGVEIETIMKIVGHSSVEMFLRYRTVKADRLDAAMARLDARLNTPVTRASARLSNSLNN
- a CDS encoding hypothetical protein (conserved protein of unknown function), which encodes MKGLRFERIATGRHYNVVFHIGSTYVPVSDETVEELRDQSLLPAERFLDLLIDRVGYSSYLKDQIRTELKATGDPTTQITVLQGAIREL
- a CDS encoding hypothetical protein (conserved protein of unknown function); translated protein: MPHETPSMTRRLLNIKEVADYTGLSTHTLYTMVSKRRIPFVKLGRLTKFDRYELDRWISSQSVKVRRPFSSYTPLTGGS
- a CDS encoding DNA primase; translation: MTDTMQENRVQFAIAQALNDAPPIGEGQLDQLALLPPIEYGQARKRVAEELGVSVALLDKAIEDRKKQLLPAVPVGNGRPLELPAIPLADAPVNGEAVFDTVLSVLRTYVILPEHSAIAIALWIFRAHCDDAFNISPRLAVLSPVKRCGKTTLLELIAKLVPRSLPTSNVTASVIFRAVEKLHPTLLIDEADSFLTDKEELRGIVNSGHRRESAHVLRNVGDDHEPRLFSTWCPMVIAGIGTLPETIEDRSIIVSMRRKQVGETVQPLRWNSRQGDAIQQQLATIASALARWGFDHTPGLRAIDPVIPEGLHDRTADNWHPLLTIAEKIGGPVIEQARAAAVALSIGEMKTESRGVELLRDIAELFEQDQRDRFTSQGICDLLAGLEERPWSDWRRGKPLNPNQLARLLKDFGIHSRSIRFDSGVQRGYHREDFGDAFGRYLTSHPATLPSSNCYSATTCSQSGQTQLLQRATNSPCSTSENVPNPAPSATCSGVALQNQEIGLEEVIDLVD
- a CDS encoding hypothetical protein (conserved protein of unknown function); this translates as MIMASRGLTVQVIVVVMTAHELIEAWSLCLEAERIRLTEAGHDAPILASQGRLLQTIGGLHLYEFIVPSDVALCGDLPVSVVPTDELETTEGIILHQTGNKILVQLVDGLGSDVPSVTLVPDLAGLRSTAAGRLREMLAKPDLFHFGPTERLASLLQMPEVAARTVPTPSSVFATVWMDDQSQRLQKLATLAVELIRANKRILFLSPSHHECDNAVGQVARTIKAGGLNYRMWVTRYELSVTTQAGGIYLHEMGFEAQMHQFLAKSQADKASLKGKYDRFRELVPLLAHKEAKQKDLDEVRSLEWRLVTQLRELQVRMADVEGTIQQFESLSLFQRLAMQALGKNAESLQQYRELYQRQIDQLDKEIDVAKGRIQQLVPEAAVPRGKRAEFDELKEYIAKLGGAKKVRELMAAEEHSNRQAFLQNRRLVATTPTRVASDPLFSQVRFDVLIIDEAPRIAAHTLLAAAGLIRERIIISGDPREIASAGQWAIPQVATHIAE
- a CDS encoding Transcriptional regulator, AlpA family (modular protein); its protein translation is MPDTIQPSPLVLRLKDLQRRLALSRSAIYARMAAGDFPPPIQLGPRAIGWRQADIDAWVESRTRQSHSQAVKP
- a CDS encoding hypothetical protein (conserved protein of unknown function), whose amino-acid sequence is MATLTIKNIPEPLVKRLKQQAAAQHRSLNFQVISYLEQMTLSVPVDADTLLARARAIRQIPKGTALTDDLLNELKRAGRP
- a CDS encoding hypothetical protein (conserved protein of unknown function); protein product: MTISEFLSRVDAVKDHGAGKWSAKCPAHKDRTPSLSIREGERAVLVKCWAGCSLEAIASRLGIKLKDLFFDSLADPRQRRETMQRRAKEQAAQRAAHQTKGRRADARRHAEYLIQSARGLDISHWSNDELNKRLNALGDAYNILEAESHD